Proteins encoded within one genomic window of Streptomyces profundus:
- a CDS encoding NAD(P)H-binding protein → MTETQTAKTARTSENPILVVGGTGVTGRRVAARLTAAGHPVRVASRSAARPFDWHAPDTWPAALAGVRRLYLVPLEGTRLTGPFLQRAAEAGVERVVLLSGRGVDNPDYLPAGHPGGIVHVTGEEALRASDLEWTVIRPSWFSQNFSEGFLSDGVRSGDLRIPGGDAAAAFVDAEDIADVAVAALTEDGHQGATYELSGPAALTLAEAMAEISEASGTKVGYTPLTLDAFTAELVADGWDAEDAREFGLALTPLARGLDAHLSDGVRRALGREPRSFAAFAADAAAAGAWA, encoded by the coding sequence ATGACCGAGACCCAGACAGCCAAGACAGCCAGGACGAGCGAGAACCCGATACTCGTGGTGGGCGGCACCGGCGTCACCGGCCGGCGGGTGGCCGCGCGGCTGACCGCGGCGGGGCACCCCGTGCGCGTCGCCTCCCGTTCCGCCGCCAGGCCCTTCGACTGGCACGCCCCCGACACCTGGCCCGCCGCCCTGGCCGGGGTGCGGCGCCTCTATCTCGTCCCGTTGGAGGGGACGCGGCTCACCGGCCCCTTCCTCCAGCGGGCCGCCGAGGCCGGTGTGGAGCGCGTGGTGCTGCTCTCCGGGCGCGGCGTGGACAACCCGGACTACCTGCCGGCCGGGCACCCGGGCGGGATCGTCCATGTCACGGGCGAGGAGGCGCTGCGGGCGAGCGATCTGGAGTGGACGGTGATCCGTCCCTCGTGGTTCAGCCAGAACTTCAGCGAGGGCTTCCTCAGCGACGGGGTGCGCTCGGGGGATCTGCGGATTCCCGGGGGCGACGCCGCGGCGGCGTTCGTGGACGCCGAGGACATCGCGGACGTCGCGGTGGCCGCGCTCACCGAGGACGGGCACCAGGGCGCGACCTACGAGCTGTCGGGGCCCGCCGCGCTCACCCTCGCCGAGGCCATGGCGGAGATCTCCGAGGCCAGCGGGACGAAGGTCGGCTACACCCCGCTGACCCTCGACGCGTTCACCGCCGAGCTGGTCGCGGACGGCTGGGACGCCGAGGACGCCAGGGAGTTCGGGCTGGCGCTGACCCCGCTGGCCAGGGGGCTTGACGCGCATCTCTCCGACGGCGTGCGGAGGGCCCTGGGCCGGGAGCCCCGAAGCTTCGCGGCCTTCGCCGCCGACGCGGCAGCCGCCGGCGCCTGGGCCTGA
- a CDS encoding cupin domain-containing protein — MNPEILAQEGYTSVAVDEAPVRELFPGIRLRPLWRGPSGSHAGVLEMDPGTSWPHRDRHDPGPEEVYVIAGTFNDGARDYPPGTFLHAPAGSWHIPSTTTGCTLFLFYPAG, encoded by the coding sequence ATGAACCCCGAGATCCTCGCGCAGGAGGGCTACACCTCCGTCGCGGTCGACGAAGCCCCGGTCCGTGAGCTCTTCCCCGGAATCCGGCTGCGCCCCCTGTGGCGGGGGCCGTCCGGATCGCACGCGGGCGTGCTGGAGATGGACCCGGGCACCTCCTGGCCCCACCGCGACCGCCACGACCCCGGCCCCGAGGAGGTCTATGTGATCGCCGGCACCTTCAACGACGGAGCCCGCGACTACCCACCCGGCACCTTCCTCCACGCCCCCGCCGGCTCCTGGCACATCCCCTCGACCACCACCGGCTGCACCCTCTTCCTCTTCTACCCCGCGGGCTGA
- a CDS encoding AraC family transcriptional regulator, giving the protein MTRIVADRPAEAPDVLAQLLDGVRARGALFGEAGLDPPWGLRFATGASVTLTTLRSGAGWVVPASGAPVAIGPGDVVLSRGPAPFTVADRPATPPPRRVTGADYCADPPGRSCRVGPRGDTVLLSGAYQGGGAVAERLLRTLPETILLPAAARPEPVLDLLATELRREGAGQQAVLDRLLDLALVSVLRAWLENAGPAAPRWHTAGADPVVGRAQALLHAAPEHPWTVAGLARATGVSRASLARRFAGAVGEPPMAYLTGWRIARAADLLRETDATVASVAREVGYADAFALSAAFKRLRGVSPSAYRRAVAG; this is encoded by the coding sequence ATGACGCGGATCGTCGCCGACCGGCCGGCCGAGGCGCCCGACGTGCTGGCCCAACTCCTCGACGGGGTGCGGGCCAGGGGCGCGCTCTTCGGCGAGGCCGGGCTCGACCCGCCGTGGGGCCTGCGGTTCGCCACCGGCGCCTCGGTGACGCTCACCACCCTGCGCAGCGGCGCCGGCTGGGTGGTCCCGGCCAGCGGGGCTCCGGTCGCGATCGGCCCCGGCGACGTGGTCCTCTCCCGGGGCCCCGCCCCCTTCACCGTCGCCGACCGGCCGGCGACCCCGCCGCCCCGGCGGGTGACGGGCGCCGACTACTGCGCGGACCCGCCCGGCCGCTCCTGCCGGGTGGGTCCGCGCGGCGACACGGTGCTGTTGAGCGGTGCCTACCAGGGCGGCGGCGCGGTCGCCGAACGGCTGCTGCGGACGCTGCCCGAGACCATCCTGCTGCCGGCGGCGGCCCGCCCCGAGCCGGTGCTCGACCTCCTGGCGACCGAGCTGCGGCGCGAAGGAGCCGGCCAACAGGCCGTGCTGGACCGGCTGTTGGACCTCGCGCTGGTTTCCGTGCTGCGCGCCTGGCTGGAGAACGCCGGGCCGGCCGCGCCCCGCTGGCACACGGCGGGCGCCGACCCCGTGGTCGGCCGGGCCCAGGCCCTGCTGCACGCGGCGCCAGAGCACCCCTGGACGGTGGCGGGGCTGGCCCGGGCGACGGGGGTGTCGCGGGCCTCCCTGGCCCGCAGGTTCGCCGGCGCGGTCGGCGAGCCGCCGATGGCCTATCTGACGGGGTGGCGGATCGCCCGCGCCGCCGACCTGCTCCGCGAGACCGACGCGACGGTGGCCTCCGTGGCGCGCGAGGTCGGCTACGCCGACGCGTTCGCGCTGAGCGCGGCGTTCAAACGGCTGCGCGGCGTCTCCCCGTCCGCCTACCGCCGCGCGGTCGCCGGCTGA
- a CDS encoding SAM-dependent methyltransferase, with protein MQNFAITPIGTVRNDRTDIQHTDNWGAVRSTITVDERFGEACLQGLDGFSHVEVLFVFDQFPEVDDHREPRPYRGRSDLPPVGVFAGRGPRRPNRIGVTCCAIESVHGRSLMVVGLDAVSGTPVIDLKPAMVEFGAVDIRQPEWVSDLMSEYFQP; from the coding sequence ATGCAGAACTTCGCGATCACTCCGATAGGCACGGTCCGCAACGACCGTACGGACATTCAGCACACGGACAACTGGGGTGCCGTCCGCAGCACGATCACTGTCGACGAGCGCTTCGGCGAGGCATGCCTCCAGGGCCTCGACGGCTTCTCCCATGTGGAGGTCCTCTTCGTCTTCGACCAGTTCCCCGAGGTCGACGACCACCGCGAACCCCGGCCCTACCGAGGCCGTTCCGATCTCCCGCCCGTCGGGGTCTTCGCCGGCCGTGGTCCCCGCAGGCCGAACCGCATCGGGGTGACCTGCTGCGCCATCGAATCCGTCCACGGCCGGTCACTGATGGTGGTGGGCCTCGACGCGGTCTCCGGCACCCCGGTCATCGACCTCAAGCCGGCGATGGTGGAGTTCGGCGCGGTGGACATCAGGCAGCCGGAGTGGGTCAGCGATCTGATGTCGGAGTACTTCCAGCCGTAG
- a CDS encoding response regulator transcription factor — protein MRVVVAEDLFLLRDGLVRLLEAHDFQLAAAVDNGPELTRALAELKPDVAVVDVRLPPSFTDEGLQCALQARREQPGLPVLVLSQHVERLYARELLADGHGGVGYLLKDRVFDAEQFIDAVRRVASGGTAMDPQVIQQLLAQKSHNSPLEKLTPRELEVIELMAQGRSNAAIAERLVVTERAVAKHTSNIFAKLGLPPSDDDNRRVLAVLAYLER, from the coding sequence GTGCGGGTTGTGGTCGCCGAAGACCTGTTTCTACTCCGGGACGGTCTGGTCCGGCTCCTGGAGGCGCATGACTTCCAGCTGGCGGCAGCCGTCGACAACGGGCCCGAACTCACCCGCGCGCTGGCCGAGTTGAAGCCGGACGTCGCGGTGGTCGACGTCCGGCTGCCGCCGTCGTTCACCGACGAGGGCCTCCAGTGCGCGCTTCAGGCGCGCCGCGAGCAGCCGGGGCTGCCGGTGCTGGTCCTCTCCCAGCATGTGGAGCGGCTCTACGCGCGGGAGTTGCTGGCCGACGGCCACGGCGGGGTCGGCTATCTGCTGAAGGACCGGGTCTTCGACGCAGAACAGTTCATCGACGCGGTCCGCCGCGTCGCCAGCGGCGGCACGGCGATGGATCCGCAGGTGATCCAGCAGCTGTTGGCGCAGAAGAGCCACAACTCGCCGCTGGAGAAGCTGACTCCGCGCGAGCTGGAGGTCATCGAGCTGATGGCGCAGGGCCGTTCGAACGCGGCGATCGCCGAACGGCTGGTGGTGACGGAGCGCGCGGTCGCCAAGCACACGTCCAACATCTTCGCCAAGCTGGGCCTCCCCCCGTCCGACGACGACAACCGCCGCGTCCTCGCCGTCCTGGCGTACCTCGAACGCTGA
- a CDS encoding phosphatidylinositol-specific phospholipase C domain-containing protein: protein MRRTTRMRWVGGAVAAGGVGVLVAASGVHAAEPGQAAYSASTSVGVHNAYLQSAFPYFADALDSGAGMLEIDVWTNFFGSGWRVGHDNPFGNQNNCVGATSPEDLRSGSRNQNLAGCLADIRTWHDANPGHRPILLKIEMKDGFADNLGRGPAAFDSLVNEALGDAVFGPGDLAGGHPTLDAAVTAEGWPTRDELAGRFLIHLIPGTVEEGNPFDNLWTDVEYARHLRDLAASGSLAQATAFPAVHHAEAGDPRETRYPEESIRPWFVVFDGDANVFLGPDVDTGWYTERGYLLVMTNAHNVAPPIDATNPTEAEALGRVNELAAGGAAVASSDWHGLPSVLATVVPH from the coding sequence ATGCGGCGGACGACAAGGATGCGATGGGTCGGCGGAGCGGTGGCCGCCGGCGGTGTCGGGGTGCTCGTCGCGGCGAGCGGGGTGCACGCCGCCGAGCCGGGCCAGGCGGCCTACTCGGCGAGCACCTCGGTCGGCGTGCACAACGCCTATCTGCAGAGTGCCTTTCCCTACTTCGCCGACGCCCTGGACTCGGGCGCCGGCATGTTGGAGATCGACGTCTGGACCAACTTCTTCGGCTCCGGCTGGCGCGTCGGCCACGACAACCCGTTCGGCAACCAGAACAACTGCGTGGGCGCGACAAGCCCCGAGGACCTCAGGTCCGGCTCGCGGAACCAGAACCTGGCCGGCTGCCTGGCCGACATCAGGACCTGGCACGACGCCAACCCGGGCCACCGCCCGATCCTGTTGAAGATCGAGATGAAGGACGGCTTCGCCGACAACCTCGGGCGCGGCCCCGCCGCCTTCGACTCCCTGGTGAACGAGGCCCTCGGCGACGCGGTCTTCGGCCCTGGCGACCTGGCCGGCGGCCACCCGACGCTGGACGCGGCCGTGACCGCCGAAGGCTGGCCGACCAGGGACGAGCTGGCGGGCAGGTTCCTGATCCACCTGATACCCGGCACGGTCGAGGAGGGGAACCCGTTCGACAACCTCTGGACGGACGTGGAGTACGCCCGGCACCTGCGGGATCTGGCCGCCTCTGGTTCGTTGGCACAGGCCACGGCGTTCCCCGCGGTCCACCACGCGGAGGCGGGCGACCCCCGGGAGACCCGTTACCCGGAGGAGTCCATCCGGCCGTGGTTCGTCGTCTTCGACGGCGACGCGAACGTCTTCCTCGGCCCCGACGTCGACACCGGCTGGTACACCGAGCGCGGCTATCTGCTGGTCATGACCAACGCGCACAACGTCGCGCCGCCGATCGACGCGACCAACCCGACCGAGGCCGAGGCGCTCGGCCGGGTGAACGAGCTGGCGGCCGGTGGCGCGGCCGTGGCCAGCTCCGACTGGCACGGGCTGCCGTCCGTCCTGGCGACCGTCGTCCCGCACTGA
- a CDS encoding sensor histidine kinase: protein MNRYRARDGLLAAARGLLLMVLTIGASLLLFVLFVVCLVLVPLGVGLLAMPVVIAAIRAHANLRRRYSGDWYDITIPVAYRPVPHDARGGIAGQVDRAIRLLKDPATWRDGLWLLPDAVVGFTLAMLPFMLLGYGLWGPVLAAGVWVPIVNAMGTYWWAFVPVSNLLTALLAGLIGLLLLTAGLRYNPLILHVHFHFTRVLIGAPEKQLLAQRVARLQETRHDALDNSAAELRRIERDLHDGAQARLVAMGMSLGAVEALIEKDPDQAKKLLAQARANSAEALTELRDLVRGIHPPVLAERGLGDAARALALRMQLPVEVDVELPGRLDESVESAAYFAISEVLTNAAKHAQAERAWLDIYYNHKEHTLRIAVTDDGQGGATLEGGSGLRGLQRRLGAFDGVLAVSSPEGGPTLVTIEIPCALTQQGQVRTD from the coding sequence ATGAACCGGTACCGGGCGCGAGACGGCCTGTTGGCGGCGGCACGCGGACTGCTGCTGATGGTGTTGACGATCGGCGCGTCGCTGCTGCTGTTCGTCCTGTTCGTGGTGTGCCTGGTCCTGGTGCCGCTGGGCGTCGGGCTGCTGGCCATGCCGGTGGTGATCGCCGCCATCCGGGCGCACGCCAACCTGCGCAGGAGGTACTCGGGCGACTGGTACGACATCACGATTCCGGTCGCCTACCGGCCGGTGCCGCACGATGCGCGCGGCGGGATCGCCGGCCAGGTCGACCGGGCGATCCGGCTGCTGAAGGACCCGGCCACCTGGCGCGACGGGCTGTGGCTGCTGCCCGACGCGGTCGTCGGCTTCACCCTGGCCATGCTGCCGTTCATGCTGCTCGGCTACGGCCTCTGGGGTCCCGTCCTCGCGGCCGGCGTCTGGGTGCCCATCGTGAACGCGATGGGCACCTACTGGTGGGCCTTCGTCCCGGTGAGCAACCTGCTCACCGCCCTGCTGGCCGGCCTGATCGGCCTCCTGCTGCTGACCGCGGGGCTGCGGTACAACCCGCTCATCCTGCATGTGCACTTCCACTTCACCCGGGTGCTGATCGGCGCGCCGGAGAAGCAGCTGCTGGCGCAGCGGGTGGCCAGGCTCCAGGAGACCCGCCACGACGCGCTGGACAACTCCGCGGCCGAACTCCGCCGCATCGAACGGGATCTGCACGACGGGGCGCAGGCCAGGCTGGTCGCGATGGGCATGAGCCTGGGCGCGGTCGAGGCGCTGATCGAGAAGGATCCCGACCAGGCCAAGAAGCTGCTGGCGCAGGCGCGTGCCAACTCGGCCGAGGCGCTCACCGAACTCCGCGACCTGGTGCGCGGCATCCACCCGCCGGTGCTGGCCGAACGCGGCCTGGGCGACGCGGCCAGGGCGCTGGCGCTGCGGATGCAACTGCCGGTCGAGGTGGATGTGGAGCTGCCGGGGCGCCTCGACGAGTCGGTGGAGTCGGCCGCCTACTTCGCGATCAGCGAGGTGCTCACCAACGCGGCCAAGCACGCCCAGGCCGAACGCGCCTGGCTGGACATCTACTACAACCACAAGGAACACACCCTGCGGATCGCCGTCACCGACGACGGTCAGGGCGGGGCGACGCTGGAGGGCGGCAGCGGACTGCGTGGCCTCCAGCGCCGTCTGGGCGCCTTCGACGGGGTCCTCGCCGTCAGCAGCCCGGAGGGCGGCCCCACGCTGGTCACCATCGAGATCCCCTGCGCGCTGACCCAGCAGGGCCAGGTCAGGACGGACTGA
- a CDS encoding UTRA domain-containing protein: MLRSGGDGFRSGEEAKVLGAELVPAPDTVAKALGVPEGVAVVQRERVYTDGQGVVALSASWLPGPFAESAPELLDVTPLPTMTFGLIEERTGRRAVRRRDVVAIRPAPDDVAEILEVPAGTPVLTMTNCYWDQHGDVTEYAIDYLGSGRELTADHELA, encoded by the coding sequence CTGCTCAGGTCCGGCGGGGACGGATTCCGGTCGGGCGAGGAGGCCAAGGTGCTGGGAGCGGAGTTGGTCCCGGCGCCCGACACCGTCGCGAAGGCTCTCGGCGTTCCCGAGGGCGTGGCCGTGGTGCAGCGCGAGCGGGTGTACACCGACGGCCAGGGTGTGGTCGCCCTCTCCGCCTCGTGGCTGCCGGGGCCGTTCGCCGAGTCGGCACCGGAGTTGTTGGATGTCACCCCGCTGCCGACGATGACCTTCGGCCTGATCGAGGAACGGACCGGGCGCCGCGCTGTCCGCCGCCGGGATGTGGTGGCGATCAGGCCCGCCCCGGATGACGTCGCCGAGATCCTCGAAGTACCCGCTGGCACGCCGGTGTTGACCATGACGAACTGTTACTGGGATCAGCACGGGGACGTGACCGAGTACGCGATCGACTACTTGGGAAGCGGTCGCGAACTCACTGCCGACCACGAGTTGGCCTGA
- a CDS encoding serine/threonine-protein kinase: MKPSNVMVTLEGPKVIDFGIARAVDASVVTRTGSMVGSPGYMPPEQIRGEPLSGASDVFALGALLAYAATGQHAFSWDGAATHTVLYRVLHEEPALGPDAGPLTGELRALVARCLARDAGARPTLAEIGPLARERVGADFWLPASLTARLGQDAAALLEFDEPPAVPPPGPAPSTGPAPSAAPVTVPVPVPGKRRRAVLAAVAGAVAVGVALPLIALANSGGDDGGSDGAGGDPAEAPLADLLPAEVRAAGELTVWVAERHNPVLFEEEGAPVGFEVDLAVAMAQRLGVEPVFTLVDDRPTAVDGALRNSAEAPGHVVMSGFTDAPQRRAELGLDFVNHFADGFAVLSDDPGRSGELGLLCGLRVTSYDDEFLHEVIEENTGGCAEPPTWLPVPSRDDMAEAIALDEADVAVLLYSQGARYAHEHGDLGLSVALDSAEKGFRGIGVPPDQPALRDALAAAVDLLIQDGTYATLLDRWGIPESGIGTASVNGGSG, translated from the coding sequence CTGAAGCCGTCGAACGTGATGGTGACGCTGGAGGGGCCGAAGGTCATCGACTTCGGGATCGCCCGGGCCGTGGACGCCAGCGTGGTGACGCGCACCGGGTCGATGGTGGGCTCCCCCGGCTACATGCCGCCTGAGCAGATCAGGGGCGAGCCGCTGAGCGGCGCCAGCGACGTGTTCGCGCTGGGCGCGCTGCTGGCGTACGCGGCGACCGGACAGCACGCGTTCAGCTGGGACGGCGCGGCCACCCACACCGTGCTCTATCGCGTGCTCCACGAGGAGCCCGCCCTCGGGCCCGACGCTGGTCCGTTGACGGGGGAGCTGCGGGCGCTGGTGGCGCGCTGCCTGGCCAGGGACGCGGGGGCGCGGCCGACGCTGGCCGAGATCGGGCCGCTGGCCAGGGAGCGGGTCGGCGCGGACTTCTGGCTGCCGGCGTCGCTGACCGCGCGGCTGGGCCAGGACGCCGCCGCCCTGCTGGAGTTCGACGAACCGCCGGCCGTCCCGCCCCCTGGCCCGGCCCCTTCGACCGGGCCCGCCCCCTCCGCCGCCCCCGTCACCGTTCCGGTTCCCGTCCCCGGGAAGCGGCGGCGCGCGGTGCTGGCGGCCGTGGCGGGGGCGGTGGCCGTCGGGGTCGCCCTACCGCTGATCGCGCTGGCCAACTCCGGTGGTGACGACGGCGGTTCGGACGGCGCCGGCGGCGACCCCGCCGAGGCGCCACTGGCCGACCTGCTGCCGGCCGAGGTGCGGGCGGCCGGCGAGCTCACGGTCTGGGTCGCCGAACGGCACAACCCGGTGCTCTTCGAGGAGGAGGGTGCGCCGGTGGGTTTCGAGGTGGACCTCGCCGTGGCGATGGCCCAACGGCTGGGCGTCGAGCCGGTGTTCACCCTGGTCGACGACCGGCCGACCGCCGTCGACGGCGCACTGCGCAACAGCGCGGAGGCCCCGGGGCACGTGGTGATGTCGGGGTTCACCGACGCCCCGCAGCGGCGCGCGGAGTTGGGCCTCGACTTCGTCAACCACTTCGCCGACGGCTTCGCCGTGCTGAGCGACGATCCCGGCCGCTCCGGCGAGTTGGGCCTGCTCTGCGGGCTGCGGGTCACCTCCTACGACGACGAGTTCCTCCATGAGGTGATCGAGGAGAACACCGGGGGCTGCGCGGAGCCGCCCACGTGGCTGCCCGTCCCCAGCAGGGACGACATGGCGGAGGCCATCGCCTTGGACGAGGCGGACGTCGCGGTGCTGCTCTACTCGCAGGGCGCCCGCTACGCCCACGAACACGGCGACCTGGGGCTGTCCGTCGCGCTGGACTCCGCGGAGAAGGGATTCCGCGGCATCGGCGTCCCCCCGGACCAGCCGGCACTGCGCGACGCCCTGGCCGCGGCCGTCGACCTGCTGATCCAGGACGGCACCTACGCCACCCTCCTCGACCGCTGGGGCATCCCCGAATCCGGCATCGGCACCGCGTCCGTCAACGGCGGAAGCGGCTGA
- a CDS encoding GntR family transcriptional regulator: MPMPDERAADRRPLHERIAADLRDDILSGTPAPGASLPSTLRLRERFGASNATIQKALQLLKDEGLVVGRAGAAVTVREHRQGTVRPADFGRPVEQGKPYRWLTEASGRGRKGSAKLLAVSEVRPPRDVAACLELPDDGTAIVRRQVLSLNGEPVELVHSYYPLSLAAGTPLAGSRKIRGGTPTLLSELGHPPQLTVDRVSARVPTQEQYELLELPTDLPVLRTLRVVYSEGERPIEATVMVKAGHLYELQYEFE, translated from the coding sequence ATGCCGATGCCCGATGAGCGGGCCGCCGATCGGCGGCCTCTTCACGAACGGATCGCTGCCGACCTGCGCGACGACATACTGTCGGGGACTCCCGCGCCCGGCGCGAGCCTGCCTTCCACGCTCCGCTTGCGCGAACGTTTCGGGGCCTCCAACGCCACGATCCAGAAGGCGTTGCAACTCCTGAAGGACGAGGGCCTGGTCGTGGGGCGAGCCGGAGCCGCCGTCACCGTTCGAGAGCACCGCCAAGGGACGGTGCGGCCCGCCGACTTCGGGAGGCCGGTCGAACAGGGCAAGCCCTATCGGTGGCTCACGGAGGCCAGCGGGAGAGGCAGGAAGGGCAGCGCCAAACTGCTGGCCGTCTCAGAGGTGCGCCCGCCTCGGGATGTGGCGGCCTGTCTCGAACTGCCCGACGACGGAACGGCGATCGTGCGCCGCCAGGTGCTCTCGCTCAACGGCGAACCCGTCGAGTTGGTGCACTCCTACTACCCGCTCTCCCTTGCCGCCGGCACTCCACTGGCGGGCTCACGCAAGATCCGTGGGGGAACCCCGACCCTGCTGTCGGAGCTGGGCCATCCCCCTCAGCTCACCGTCGATCGGGTATCGGCGCGGGTGCCGACCCAGGAGCAGTACGAGCTCCTCGAACTCCCCACCGACCTCCCCGTTCTACGTACGCTCCGCGTGGTCTACAGCGAGGGCGAGCGTCCGATCGAGGCCACTGTGATGGTGAAGGCGGGACATCTGTACGAGCTTCAGTACGAGTTCGAATAG
- a CDS encoding N-acyl-D-amino-acid deacylase family protein — MTDLVIRGARLFDGTGGPERRADVAVTAGRIEAVGGPRLGGRRVLDAEGLALGPGFVDMHAHSDLALLTEPDHAAKVAQGVTCEVLGQDGLSYAPVDERTLPQVRRAVAGWNGDPPGFDWDWRSVGGYLDRLDRGIAVNACYLVPHGSVRMLAMGWEARPADEAELARMRQLVAQGLTEGAVGLSAGLTYPPGMYAPDTELVALCAVVAAHGGFFAPHHRSYGAGALAAYAQMIEVARRAGCPLHLAHATLNFAVNRGRSGELLALLDAALDAGLDLTLDSYPYLPGSTTLAALLPSWAAEGGPEATLARLRDPAALARIRHDLEVVGSDGCHGVPVEWETLSVSGSRDPSAVGRTLAELAARARRAPFDIYRELLLADELSTTILQSVGDEANVRAVMRHRAHTGGSDGLLGVARPHPRAFGTFPRYLGHYVRELGVLGLAECVAHLTGRPARRLGLAGRGLVRPGHHADLVLFDPDTVADTATFEEPGQRPVGLPFVLVGGVAVVDEGRLTGALPGRALRRRPDGTVR, encoded by the coding sequence ATGACCGATCTGGTGATCAGGGGTGCGCGGCTGTTCGACGGGACGGGCGGGCCCGAGCGGCGGGCGGACGTCGCGGTCACCGCCGGGCGGATCGAGGCCGTGGGCGGCCCGCGGCTCGGCGGGCGCCGGGTGCTGGACGCCGAAGGGCTCGCGCTCGGCCCCGGCTTTGTCGACATGCACGCGCACTCCGATCTGGCGCTGCTCACCGAGCCCGACCACGCGGCCAAGGTCGCCCAGGGCGTCACCTGCGAGGTGCTGGGCCAGGACGGGCTCTCCTACGCCCCCGTCGACGAGCGGACCCTGCCCCAGGTGCGGCGGGCCGTCGCCGGCTGGAACGGGGACCCGCCCGGGTTCGACTGGGACTGGCGGAGCGTCGGCGGCTATCTGGACCGGCTGGACCGGGGGATCGCCGTCAACGCCTGCTATCTGGTGCCGCACGGCAGCGTCCGGATGCTCGCCATGGGCTGGGAGGCCAGGCCCGCCGACGAGGCCGAACTGGCCCGGATGCGGCAGCTGGTGGCCCAGGGTCTGACGGAGGGCGCCGTCGGCCTCTCCGCCGGGCTCACCTACCCGCCGGGCATGTACGCGCCCGACACCGAACTCGTCGCGCTCTGCGCGGTGGTGGCCGCCCACGGCGGTTTCTTCGCCCCGCACCACCGCTCCTACGGCGCGGGCGCGCTGGCCGCCTACGCGCAGATGATCGAGGTGGCCAGGCGCGCCGGCTGCCCCCTGCACCTGGCCCACGCCACGCTCAACTTCGCCGTCAACAGGGGGCGTTCGGGCGAGCTGCTGGCGCTCCTCGACGCCGCCCTGGACGCCGGCCTCGATCTGACGTTGGACAGCTACCCCTACCTCCCGGGATCCACCACGCTGGCCGCGCTGTTGCCCAGCTGGGCAGCCGAGGGCGGCCCCGAGGCCACCCTGGCGCGGCTGCGCGACCCCGCGGCGCTCGCCAGGATCCGGCACGATCTGGAGGTGGTCGGCTCGGACGGCTGCCACGGGGTGCCGGTGGAGTGGGAGACCCTCAGCGTCTCGGGGTCGCGCGATCCGTCGGCCGTCGGCCGCACCCTCGCCGAGCTGGCGGCCCGCGCCCGCCGGGCCCCGTTCGACATCTACCGCGAGCTGCTGCTGGCGGACGAACTCTCCACCACCATCCTCCAGTCGGTCGGCGACGAGGCGAACGTGCGCGCCGTGATGCGGCACCGCGCGCACACCGGCGGCAGCGACGGGCTGCTCGGCGTCGCCCGCCCGCACCCCCGCGCCTTCGGCACCTTCCCGCGCTATCTCGGGCACTACGTCAGGGAGTTGGGCGTGCTGGGCCTGGCCGAGTGCGTGGCGCACCTCACCGGCCGGCCGGCCCGCCGGCTCGGCCTGGCCGGCCGCGGCCTCGTCCGCCCCGGCCACCACGCGGATCTGGTGCTCTTCGATCCGGACACGGTCGCCGACACCGCTACCTTCGAGGAGCCGGGGCAACGGCCGGTCGGGCTGCCGTTCGTCCTGGTCGGCGGCGTCGCCGTGGTCGACGAAGGACGCCTCACCGGCGCCCTGCCCGGCCGCGCCCTACGCCGCCGCCCCGACGGCACGGTGCGCTAG